A region of Gemmatimonadota bacterium DNA encodes the following proteins:
- a CDS encoding sulfatase-like hydrolase/transferase, translated as MTFATRLRIVPMLFLAGCAGTGSRSGAGVEPPNIVVILADDLGIGELGAWGQQEIATPNIDRLAREGIRFTEFRSSAGVCGPARCSLMTGHHNGTCRLDDNDNDYLRPEDVTLAERLRSAGYATGLFGKWGLSWDARPESWPQAQGFDVFFGYRDQVHAHNFYPEYLIDGTDSLRTGNVVPKPTKMGAGQATVKRAYAPDLMRDRAFAFVRANAGRRFFLYWATNLPHIHNEIARSSPDGGYETPTLGAYADKPWPLPKKSYAAQVSRLDQDVGAIRALLDSLGLTRKTLIVFLSDNGATFLKIANDGQSDIPGRWFNGTMGYRGFKGDLYDGGLRVPGIFTWPGVVKPRGNYAGRVDFTDLHATLTQVAGMSAPSDIDGRSFAPILTGRGGFSLRPYQVWYSPDRNQSAVLRGDWKAVWMRDTMRVFNLAQDPGEQRDLRAAQPAISADLDSIRRVEDRRLKHPVKPK; from the coding sequence ATGACCTTCGCCACCAGACTCCGAATCGTCCCGATGCTCTTCCTCGCCGGCTGCGCGGGGACTGGCTCCCGCAGCGGCGCCGGCGTGGAGCCGCCCAACATCGTGGTCATCCTCGCGGACGACCTCGGCATCGGCGAGCTCGGCGCGTGGGGGCAGCAGGAGATCGCGACGCCGAACATCGACCGGCTGGCGCGCGAGGGGATACGCTTCACCGAGTTCCGCTCGAGTGCCGGCGTCTGCGGCCCGGCGCGCTGTTCGTTGATGACGGGGCATCACAACGGCACCTGCCGTCTCGATGACAACGACAACGACTATCTCCGTCCCGAGGATGTGACGCTCGCCGAGCGGCTGCGGAGCGCCGGGTACGCGACAGGGCTGTTCGGGAAGTGGGGGCTCTCGTGGGATGCGCGCCCCGAGTCGTGGCCGCAGGCGCAGGGCTTCGACGTCTTCTTCGGCTATCGCGACCAGGTGCACGCGCACAACTTCTATCCCGAGTACTTGATTGACGGGACCGATTCGCTGCGCACCGGCAACGTGGTGCCGAAGCCGACCAAGATGGGAGCGGGTCAGGCGACGGTGAAGCGCGCCTACGCGCCGGACCTGATGCGCGACCGCGCCTTTGCGTTCGTGCGCGCCAACGCCGGCCGCCGCTTCTTCTTGTATTGGGCCACCAACCTCCCGCACATCCACAACGAGATCGCGCGGAGCTCCCCCGATGGCGGCTACGAAACGCCGACGCTCGGCGCCTATGCCGACAAGCCGTGGCCGCTCCCCAAGAAGAGCTACGCGGCGCAGGTGAGCCGGCTCGATCAGGACGTCGGGGCAATCCGCGCGCTGCTCGACTCGCTCGGCCTCACCCGGAAGACGCTGATCGTCTTCCTCTCCGACAACGGTGCGACGTTCCTGAAGATCGCCAACGACGGCCAGAGCGACATCCCCGGTCGCTGGTTCAACGGCACCATGGGGTACCGCGGCTTCAAGGGCGACCTCTACGACGGCGGGCTGCGCGTCCCCGGGATCTTTACCTGGCCCGGCGTCGTGAAGCCGAGGGGCAACTACGCCGGCCGAGTCGACTTCACCGACCTGCACGCCACGCTGACGCAGGTCGCGGGGATGTCGGCGCCGAGCGACATCGACGGCCGCTCCTTCGCACCGATCCTCACCGGACGCGGCGGCTTCTCGTTGCGGCCGTATCAGGTGTGGTACTCGCCGGACCGCAACCAGAGCGCGGTGCTTCGCGGTGACTGGAAGGCGGTCTGGATGCGGGACACGATGCGCGTCTTCAACCTCGCGCAGGATCCCGGCGAGCAGCGCGACCTGCGCGCCGCGCAGCCGGCGATCAGTGCGGATCTCGACTCGATCCGCCGCGTCGAGGATCGGCGCCTGAAGCATCCGGTGAAGCCGAAGTGA
- a CDS encoding ABC transporter permease produces the protein MIELALVSGFAAATVRVATPLALAALGETVSERGGVLNLGIEGAMLAGALGAAVGAVSFGAAGGVAAGVLAGVATSAIVAAVAIGARADQIITGTAVTLGMTGLTGLIARIAFGNAGAGLTVPTMAAMPIPGLSDIPLIGPAFFSQSLLSYAVYLLVPAVAWLLFRTRFGLELRAAGESPSAAQAMGVRVGRVRTIGTLIGGAFAGLAGASLVLAQVGTFAEKMTAGRGFIAIAIVVLGRWHPLGAALAALLFGAATALQFTFQASGSAVPYQLFLALPYLLALAVLAVAVGRRKGPAGLGR, from the coding sequence GTGATCGAACTCGCGCTGGTCAGTGGCTTCGCGGCGGCGACGGTGCGCGTCGCCACGCCGCTGGCGCTGGCCGCGCTCGGCGAGACGGTGAGCGAACGCGGCGGCGTGCTCAACCTCGGCATCGAGGGTGCGATGCTCGCGGGGGCACTCGGCGCGGCGGTGGGCGCGGTCTCGTTCGGTGCGGCGGGTGGCGTCGCGGCGGGTGTGCTCGCCGGTGTCGCGACGTCGGCGATTGTCGCCGCGGTGGCGATTGGCGCGCGCGCCGACCAGATCATCACCGGCACCGCGGTGACGCTCGGCATGACGGGACTCACCGGGTTGATCGCGCGGATCGCCTTCGGCAATGCAGGGGCCGGACTCACGGTGCCGACGATGGCGGCAATGCCGATCCCCGGCCTCAGCGACATTCCATTGATCGGTCCCGCGTTCTTCAGTCAGTCGCTGCTCAGCTACGCCGTCTATCTGTTGGTGCCTGCAGTTGCGTGGCTGCTCTTCCGCACGCGCTTCGGGCTGGAGTTGCGTGCGGCGGGGGAATCGCCGAGTGCGGCGCAGGCGATGGGGGTACGGGTGGGGCGGGTGCGGACCATCGGCACGTTGATCGGTGGTGCCTTCGCCGGGCTGGCGGGCGCCTCGCTTGTGCTGGCCCAGGTCGGCACCTTCGCCGAGAAGATGACGGCGGGGCGCGGCTTCATCGCGATCGCCATCGTGGTGCTCGGCCGCTGGCATCCGCTGGGTGCGGCGTTGGCCGCATTGCTCTTTGGCGCGGCGACCGCGCTGCAGTTCACCTTCCAGGCGAGCGGGAGTGCGGTGCCGTATCAACTCTTCCTGGCGCTGCCCTATCTGTTGGCGTTGGCGGTGCTGGCGGTGGCGGTGGGGCGGAGGAAGGGGCCGGCGGGGTTGGGGCGGTAG
- a CDS encoding GlsB/YeaQ/YmgE family stress response membrane protein — MLYTIIIGFLAGLVAKMLYPGKQGGGIIVTILLGIAGSWVGSFLSGMLGMGRSVGFVGSVIGAMIVLWLYNKLNKSA, encoded by the coding sequence ATGCTGTACACCATCATCATCGGCTTCCTCGCAGGCCTCGTCGCCAAGATGCTCTACCCGGGCAAGCAGGGCGGCGGGATCATCGTCACCATCCTGCTCGGTATCGCTGGTTCGTGGGTCGGCTCCTTCCTCTCCGGCATGCTCGGGATGGGACGCAGTGTCGGCTTCGTCGGCTCGGTGATCGGCGCGATGATCGTCCTCTGGTTGTACAACAAGCTCAACAAGTCCGCCTGA
- a CDS encoding heavy metal-binding domain-containing protein: MLVTTTDAVAGHSTVRVLGLVSGEAILGANIFKDFFAGFRDIVGGRAAGYEEELRKAKEIAIHEMCEFAAELGGNAVVGADLDFESIQMGTGGGMLMVSASGTAVVIEE; encoded by the coding sequence ATGCTTGTCACCACGACTGATGCAGTTGCTGGCCATTCGACCGTGCGCGTGCTGGGGCTCGTCTCGGGTGAGGCGATCCTCGGCGCCAACATCTTCAAGGACTTCTTCGCCGGCTTCCGCGACATCGTCGGCGGCCGAGCCGCCGGCTACGAAGAGGAACTGCGCAAGGCGAAGGAGATCGCCATCCACGAGATGTGCGAGTTCGCCGCAGAACTCGGCGGCAACGCCGTGGTCGGCGCCGACCTCGACTTCGAGAGCATCCAGATGGGCACTGGCGGTGGGATGCTGATGGTCTCGGCGTCGGGGACGGCGGTGGTGATCGAAGAGTGA
- a CDS encoding DUF4126 domain-containing protein, translating into MTQSLLPILLGLALAAACGFRVFAPLLIAGAAAHTGHLTLASDFAWLGTTPALIALGTAAVLEIAAYFVPWLDHALDLLATPTAVVAGILAAVAVMVDLPPPLRWGIGVLGGGAVAGVVQGSTVLLRAKSTALTGGLGNPVVAAGETGGAVGIALLAILVPAVVVAAVVGVVGWRMFRRA; encoded by the coding sequence ATGACTCAGTCCCTCCTCCCCATCCTCCTCGGCCTCGCGCTCGCCGCCGCCTGCGGCTTTCGCGTCTTCGCCCCGCTGTTGATCGCCGGTGCCGCCGCCCACACCGGTCACCTCACCCTCGCCTCCGACTTTGCCTGGCTCGGCACCACGCCGGCGTTGATCGCGCTCGGTACCGCCGCCGTGCTCGAGATCGCCGCCTACTTCGTCCCGTGGCTCGATCATGCGCTCGATCTGCTGGCGACGCCGACCGCCGTCGTCGCCGGGATCCTCGCCGCCGTCGCGGTGATGGTCGACCTCCCTCCCCCGCTGCGCTGGGGAATCGGCGTGCTCGGTGGCGGCGCCGTGGCCGGCGTGGTGCAGGGTTCCACGGTGCTGCTCCGGGCCAAGTCGACCGCACTCACCGGTGGGCTCGGAAACCCGGTCGTTGCCGCCGGCGAAACCGGAGGAGCCGTCGGCATCGCGCTGCTGGCGATCCTTGTGCCGGCCGTCGTGGTGGCTGCCGTGGTCGGGGTCGTGGGGTGGAGGATGTTCAGGCGCGCCTGA
- a CDS encoding TetR/AcrR family transcriptional regulator, producing the protein MAAPRWQRRPADRRQEILAAAMLVFGEEGYAKATLAQVARKAGISAATVSHYFGSKAALFEAMVSEEAMVISDDDPLLLVGPDGFRGLLHQLVDEKLERLNRPDMARLTLTVLREMHTFPAFRPATLPAVVAAPPPSGRGGVECGRDGGRVRCRGCARDCATLRIAPPRGDDGPALRRGVHQ; encoded by the coding sequence TTGGCTGCCCCTCGTTGGCAGCGCCGTCCCGCCGACCGCCGCCAGGAGATTCTGGCGGCGGCGATGCTGGTCTTCGGCGAGGAGGGTTACGCCAAGGCGACCCTCGCCCAGGTGGCCCGGAAGGCCGGGATCTCTGCGGCGACGGTCTCGCACTACTTCGGCTCCAAGGCGGCACTCTTCGAGGCGATGGTCAGCGAGGAGGCGATGGTCATCAGCGACGATGATCCGCTCCTCCTGGTCGGACCAGACGGCTTCCGGGGGCTCCTGCACCAACTGGTCGACGAAAAGCTTGAGAGGCTGAACCGTCCCGACATGGCGCGGCTGACGCTGACCGTCCTCCGCGAGATGCACACCTTCCCGGCTTTCCGCCCAGCAACTCTTCCGGCAGTTGTCGCAGCGCCACCGCCGTCGGGTCGAGGCGGTGTTGAATGCGGGCGTGATGGCGGGCGAGTTCGATGTCGCGGATGTGCGCGTGACTGCGCAACTCTTAGGATCGCTCCTCCTCGGGGCGATGATGGACCTGCACTTCGTCGCGGAGTGCACCAATGA
- a CDS encoding efflux RND transporter periplasmic adaptor subunit: MSVLVALGACSKPPVQQAPPPQDVGIEVVGVGTVAEPYEFVGTVQPYRRVEVRSSASGIITARPFTEGAEVRPGQVLYEIDRTVYLAAERGADARFKNAEKQVARLTPLVAERAVARRDLDNAETELLQAKAEYDRARKNLDDATVRAEIGGRVGKALIELGGRVAGAGDLLTTIDQVVPVYVSFRPSSQQVMAWRGTAQGAALLKPGSKLKISVTLPDGSVLGRTGVLDYIDPVLEQSTGTQEYRAKFTNDDRALLPGQFVRVRLDGFTQDSALTVPQRAVQQQMGRRVVYIVGPGDTVQVREVVVGPWTGDRWVITSGLTIGDRVVVDGLQKTGPGAVVKPTIVGAVDTTKAPAGAPK; this comes from the coding sequence TTGAGCGTTTTGGTCGCACTTGGGGCGTGCAGCAAGCCGCCGGTGCAACAAGCGCCGCCACCGCAGGATGTTGGCATCGAGGTCGTCGGGGTCGGCACCGTCGCCGAGCCGTACGAGTTCGTCGGCACGGTGCAGCCGTATCGTCGCGTCGAGGTGCGCTCGTCGGCGTCGGGGATCATCACGGCGCGCCCGTTCACCGAGGGCGCCGAAGTCCGTCCGGGTCAGGTCCTCTACGAGATTGACCGCACGGTCTATCTCGCGGCCGAGCGCGGTGCTGATGCGCGATTCAAGAACGCCGAGAAGCAGGTGGCGCGGTTGACGCCGTTGGTCGCCGAGCGCGCCGTCGCGCGTCGGGACCTCGACAACGCCGAGACCGAGCTGCTCCAGGCCAAGGCCGAGTACGATCGGGCGCGCAAGAATCTCGACGACGCCACGGTGCGCGCCGAGATCGGTGGCCGGGTCGGCAAGGCGTTGATCGAGCTGGGCGGTCGGGTGGCCGGTGCCGGCGACCTGCTCACGACGATCGACCAGGTGGTGCCGGTCTACGTCTCGTTCCGTCCGTCCTCGCAGCAGGTGATGGCGTGGCGCGGGACGGCGCAGGGCGCGGCATTGCTGAAGCCGGGCTCGAAGCTGAAGATCTCGGTCACGCTGCCTGATGGTTCGGTCCTCGGCCGGACCGGCGTGCTCGACTACATCGACCCGGTGCTCGAGCAGAGCACGGGGACGCAGGAATACCGCGCCAAGTTCACCAACGACGATCGCGCGCTCCTTCCGGGGCAGTTCGTCCGCGTGCGGCTCGACGGCTTCACGCAGGACAGCGCGCTCACCGTGCCGCAGCGCGCGGTGCAGCAGCAGATGGGTCGTCGGGTGGTCTACATCGTCGGTCCCGGTGACACGGTGCAGGTGCGCGAGGTCGTGGTCGGGCCGTGGACGGGTGATCGGTGGGTGATCACCAGCGGCCTCACCATCGGTGACCGCGTGGTTGTCGACGGCCTGCAGAAGACCGGACCGGGTGCGGTCGTGAAGCCGACCATCGTCGGTGCGGTCGACACGACGAAGGCCCCGGCGGGCGCGCCCAAGTGA
- a CDS encoding multidrug efflux RND transporter permease subunit, whose protein sequence is MAAVISIVITLLGLFALQRLPINRYPQITPPAVSVTAVYPGATAEDVALAVAAPIEQQLSGLPGLLYYQSANSSDGVMNLTVYFDISRQQDLAAVDVQNAVKLAEPQLPEEVRRNGVVVSKSQSDLLFATALYSDDGKFDAAYLTNYAKLNIEDEIKRIPGVGSARVFGQLEFSMTISVDPDRLAQLGLTIGDVSRAVREQSTTNPAGRLGREPAPTGTQFTIPVTAQGRLTTPEEFGDVILRADHNGSLVRVKDVATVALSSRNYDQVARLDGKPTTFILVNLRNGANALDVRELFETRMNELQKSFPPGVKWTMPYDTTPFIQESIVEVVKTLAEAMLLVTLVVFLFLQSWRATLIPVLAVPVSVIGTFVGLLMLGFSVNVLTLFGLVLAIGIVVDDAIVVIENVERIMAEEKVSARVAADKAMGQVGGALVAIVLVLCAVFIPVAFLGGITGEMYKQFAVTIVLSVVLSGIVALTLTPALCAMLLKEAVGSHDEDGPRFFAWFNRSFAKATSRYTNAVSGIITRPRTTLAVFAVLVVLIGVLYRHVPKAFIPPEDKGFFAIGVQLPDGASKQRTEEVVAKIEEFLLKDPGIRHASALVGLDALSFAAQTNSAIIFVNLKPWDERTTPDLGIDAIVGRANGQLWAIREALAFAFNFPEIPGLGTTSGLELNLQARAGQSFPQFAASVQEFIGDANKLPVLGGVQSSFRADVPQLRVTVDREAAKARGILLTDVFQTMQASLSTLYINDFNLYGRTYRVQAEAQAPFRQRPEDIGRLQVRADDGDMVPLSSLIRTSFEGGPSILRRFNGLTAALITAVPAPGRSSGEMLDGVDKLIADKYAAQGISGAYGGQSFQERTSKGDSGMVFILGLVLVFLVLAAQYESWAIPFAVILGIPFGIFGAFLGVWLRGMPSDVYFQVGLVTVVGLAAKNAILIVEFATALRNRGMSIRDAATEAARERFRPILMTSFAFILGVLPLAIAQGAGAASRRSLGTGVFFGMLTATTVGVFFIPLFFGLIRRVSERGTKSAQEVA, encoded by the coding sequence ATGGCGGCCGTCATCTCGATCGTGATCACGCTGCTGGGGCTCTTCGCCTTGCAGCGGCTGCCGATCAACCGTTACCCGCAGATCACGCCGCCGGCCGTGAGCGTGACGGCCGTCTACCCCGGCGCGACCGCCGAGGACGTGGCGCTCGCCGTGGCCGCGCCGATCGAGCAGCAGTTGTCGGGCCTCCCCGGGCTGCTCTACTACCAGTCGGCCAATTCGTCCGACGGCGTGATGAACCTGACGGTCTACTTCGACATCTCGCGGCAGCAGGACCTCGCGGCCGTCGACGTGCAGAACGCCGTCAAGCTGGCCGAGCCGCAGTTGCCGGAAGAGGTGCGCCGGAATGGTGTCGTGGTGTCGAAGTCGCAGAGCGACCTCCTCTTCGCGACGGCACTCTACTCCGACGACGGCAAGTTCGACGCGGCGTACCTGACGAACTATGCCAAGCTGAACATCGAGGACGAGATCAAGCGGATCCCGGGCGTCGGCAGTGCCCGCGTCTTCGGACAGCTCGAGTTCTCGATGACGATCTCGGTCGATCCGGATCGTCTGGCGCAGCTCGGACTCACCATCGGCGATGTCTCGCGCGCGGTGCGCGAGCAGAGCACCACGAATCCGGCCGGCCGACTGGGCCGTGAGCCGGCGCCGACCGGGACGCAGTTCACCATCCCCGTGACGGCGCAGGGCCGCCTCACGACGCCGGAGGAATTCGGCGACGTGATCCTCCGCGCCGACCACAACGGCTCGCTGGTCCGCGTCAAGGACGTCGCCACGGTGGCGCTCTCCTCGCGCAACTATGACCAGGTCGCGCGGCTGGACGGCAAGCCGACGACGTTCATCCTGGTCAACCTCCGCAACGGCGCCAACGCGCTCGATGTCCGCGAGCTCTTCGAGACGCGGATGAACGAGCTGCAGAAGTCGTTCCCGCCGGGCGTGAAGTGGACGATGCCGTACGACACCACGCCGTTCATCCAGGAGTCGATCGTCGAGGTCGTGAAGACCCTCGCCGAGGCGATGCTGCTGGTGACGCTGGTGGTGTTCCTCTTCCTGCAGAGCTGGCGCGCGACGCTGATCCCGGTGCTGGCGGTGCCGGTCTCGGTCATCGGCACCTTCGTCGGCCTGCTGATGCTCGGCTTCTCGGTCAACGTGCTGACGCTCTTCGGCCTGGTGCTGGCGATCGGCATCGTCGTCGACGACGCGATCGTCGTGATCGAGAACGTCGAACGGATCATGGCCGAGGAGAAGGTCTCGGCCAGGGTGGCGGCCGACAAGGCGATGGGCCAGGTCGGCGGCGCGCTGGTGGCGATCGTCCTGGTGCTCTGCGCCGTCTTCATCCCCGTGGCCTTCCTGGGCGGCATCACCGGCGAGATGTACAAGCAGTTCGCGGTGACGATCGTCCTCTCGGTGGTGCTCTCGGGCATCGTCGCGCTGACGCTGACGCCGGCGCTCTGCGCCATGCTGCTCAAGGAAGCGGTCGGCAGCCACGACGAGGACGGCCCGCGCTTCTTCGCCTGGTTCAACCGCAGCTTCGCCAAGGCGACGTCGCGCTACACCAACGCGGTGAGCGGGATCATCACCCGGCCGCGCACCACGCTGGCGGTGTTCGCCGTGCTGGTGGTGCTGATCGGCGTCCTCTACCGCCACGTCCCGAAGGCGTTCATCCCGCCCGAGGACAAGGGTTTCTTCGCGATCGGCGTGCAGCTGCCCGACGGTGCGTCGAAGCAGCGCACCGAGGAAGTGGTCGCCAAGATCGAGGAGTTCCTGCTCAAGGACCCGGGCATCCGGCACGCCTCGGCGCTGGTCGGCCTCGACGCGCTCTCGTTCGCGGCGCAGACCAACTCGGCGATCATCTTCGTGAACCTGAAGCCGTGGGACGAGCGGACAACGCCCGACCTGGGCATCGACGCGATCGTCGGTCGCGCCAACGGCCAGCTCTGGGCCATCCGCGAGGCGCTGGCCTTCGCCTTCAACTTCCCGGAAATTCCCGGCCTCGGCACCACCTCAGGGCTCGAGCTGAACCTGCAGGCGCGGGCGGGGCAGTCGTTCCCGCAGTTCGCCGCGTCGGTCCAGGAGTTCATCGGCGACGCCAACAAGCTGCCGGTCCTCGGCGGCGTGCAGAGCTCGTTCCGGGCCGACGTGCCGCAGTTGCGGGTGACGGTCGATCGCGAGGCCGCGAAGGCCCGTGGCATCCTCCTGACCGACGTCTTCCAGACGATGCAGGCGTCCTTGTCGACGCTCTATATCAATGACTTCAACCTCTACGGCCGCACCTACCGCGTGCAGGCCGAGGCGCAGGCGCCGTTCCGCCAGCGGCCGGAGGACATCGGCCGGCTGCAGGTGCGCGCCGACGATGGCGACATGGTGCCGCTCTCGTCGCTGATCCGCACCTCGTTCGAGGGCGGCCCGAGCATCCTGCGCCGCTTCAACGGCCTCACGGCCGCCCTGATCACCGCGGTGCCGGCACCCGGGCGCAGTTCGGGCGAGATGCTCGACGGCGTCGACAAGCTGATCGCCGACAAGTACGCGGCTCAGGGGATCAGTGGCGCCTACGGTGGCCAGTCGTTCCAGGAGCGGACCTCCAAGGGCGACAGCGGCATGGTCTTCATTCTGGGCCTGGTGCTGGTCTTCCTGGTGCTGGCGGCACAGTACGAAAGCTGGGCGATTCCGTTCGCCGTCATCCTCGGCATTCCCTTCGGCATCTTCGGCGCCTTCCTCGGCGTCTGGCTGCGCGGCATGCCCAGTGACGTCTACTTCCAGGTCGGGCTTGTGACGGTGGTTGGGTTGGCCGCCAAGAACGCCATCCTGATCGTCGAGTTCGCGACGGCGCTCCGCAACCGCGGGATGTCGATTCGTGACGCAGCGACCGAGGCGGCGCGCGAGCGGTTCCGCCCGATCTTGATGACCTCGTTCGCCTTCATCCTCGGCGTACTGCCGCTGGCGATTGCCCAGGGTGCCGGTGCGGCATCGCGTCGGTCGCTCGGCACCGGCGTCTTTTTCGGGATGCTCACGGCGACGACGGTCGGTGTCTTCTTCATTCCGCTCTTCTTCGGCCTGATTCGCCGGGTGAGCGAACGCGGCACCAAGTCCGCGCAGGAGGTTGCGTGA
- a CDS encoding efflux transporter outer membrane subunit — protein sequence MTTTMLRVAALLAVTAGAASAQQPATMLQAGGASASSRAFFDSLAAKRGSATDTPMLLPTQSGNALAWLDLLQDSALVALVREAVRNSPDIQLAQARIREFRAEAGVTGAARYPQLTANGSAAKQQTVFGTFGTQSFDAFRATADLTWELDFWGRLRNNARGASFDAAAKVEEERATLLTLVSDVATAYLELREIDQELAIAERTLTSRRATMALAERRLAEGVISELDVRQFEAEVAAPAARVAQFTRDRARKEHLLSLLIGQVPGPIARGRPLSEVARAVTVPDAISSELIAQRPDILRAQLEVNAAEAKAGAARAARLPRFLLTGQYGTQGAEPSEMFKSSTEVYTIQGGISIPLFTGGRVTNERAAALARSEQATIRFQKTVLTAQREVSDALVGVRTSRDQVLAQEVQARALRRAQELAEKRYDAGIASYLEVLDAQRGLFNAELALSAAEREYLVSAVTLYKALGGSWK from the coding sequence GTGACCACGACCATGCTTCGGGTGGCGGCGCTTCTCGCCGTCACCGCCGGGGCCGCCTCGGCCCAGCAGCCGGCGACGATGCTGCAGGCTGGCGGTGCCTCGGCGTCGTCGCGCGCCTTCTTCGATTCCCTGGCCGCCAAGCGCGGCTCGGCGACGGACACGCCGATGCTGCTACCGACACAGAGCGGCAACGCCCTCGCGTGGCTCGACCTCCTGCAGGATTCGGCGCTGGTGGCGCTGGTCCGCGAAGCGGTGCGCAACAGCCCCGACATCCAGCTGGCGCAGGCACGCATTCGGGAATTCCGCGCCGAGGCCGGCGTGACCGGTGCGGCGCGCTATCCGCAGCTCACCGCGAATGGCAGTGCGGCCAAGCAGCAGACGGTGTTCGGGACGTTTGGTACGCAATCGTTCGATGCCTTCCGGGCCACCGCCGATCTCACCTGGGAGCTCGACTTCTGGGGCCGGCTCCGCAACAACGCGCGCGGCGCCTCGTTCGACGCCGCCGCCAAGGTGGAAGAGGAGCGGGCGACGTTGCTCACCTTGGTGAGTGATGTGGCCACGGCGTATCTCGAGCTGCGCGAGATCGATCAGGAGCTTGCCATCGCCGAGCGGACGCTGACGTCGCGCCGCGCGACGATGGCGCTGGCCGAGCGGCGGTTGGCCGAGGGCGTCATCTCGGAGTTGGACGTGCGACAGTTCGAGGCGGAAGTTGCCGCCCCGGCGGCGCGCGTGGCGCAGTTCACCCGCGACCGGGCGCGGAAAGAGCATCTGCTCTCGCTGTTGATCGGCCAGGTGCCTGGGCCGATTGCGCGGGGCCGGCCGCTCAGCGAGGTGGCGCGTGCGGTGACGGTGCCTGACGCGATCTCGTCGGAATTGATTGCACAGCGGCCCGACATTCTCCGGGCGCAGCTCGAGGTCAACGCTGCCGAGGCGAAGGCCGGCGCGGCGCGGGCGGCACGGCTGCCCCGATTCCTTCTCACCGGGCAGTACGGGACCCAGGGCGCCGAGCCGAGCGAGATGTTCAAGAGCTCGACCGAGGTGTACACCATTCAGGGCGGCATTTCGATCCCGCTCTTCACCGGTGGGCGGGTCACCAACGAGCGCGCGGCGGCATTGGCGCGAAGTGAGCAGGCGACGATCCGCTTCCAGAAGACGGTGCTGACCGCGCAACGCGAAGTGAGCGATGCCCTGGTCGGCGTGCGGACGTCACGGGATCAGGTCCTCGCGCAGGAAGTGCAGGCGCGGGCGCTGCGCCGGGCGCAGGAACTGGCCGAGAAGCGGTACGACGCCGGGATCGCCTCGTACCTCGAGGTGCTGGACGCGCAGCGCGGGCTGTTCAATGCGGAACTGGCATTGAGCGCCGCGGAGCGGGAGTACCTGGTGAGTGCGGTGACGTTGTACAAGGCGTTGGGGGGGAGCTGGAAATAG
- a CDS encoding histidine phosphatase family protein yields the protein MLSLLLSLFLAPPADTLRPTTIVVVRHAEKSAEPANDPALSPAGVARAAALDSALADAKVTAIIVTPYRRNAETAVPVAKRFGLTPFVMPIAPQLGIKGHALAVAAKARELGGTVLVVGHSNTVGAVVEALGGPKVGDLPDSEYTQMWTVVVGDDGVRVVRSRFGG from the coding sequence ATGCTCTCCCTCCTCCTCTCCCTGTTCCTCGCCCCGCCCGCCGACACCCTCCGTCCGACGACCATCGTCGTCGTGCGTCATGCGGAGAAGTCGGCGGAGCCGGCCAACGATCCTGCCCTCAGTCCCGCCGGTGTGGCGCGCGCCGCGGCGCTCGACAGCGCCCTGGCCGATGCCAAGGTGACGGCGATCATCGTCACCCCCTACCGGCGGAACGCCGAGACGGCGGTGCCGGTGGCGAAGCGATTCGGCTTGACCCCCTTCGTCATGCCGATCGCCCCGCAGCTCGGTATCAAGGGCCACGCCCTTGCGGTGGCCGCCAAGGCGCGCGAGCTCGGCGGGACCGTCCTGGTGGTCGGGCACAGCAATACGGTCGGCGCCGTGGTCGAAGCGCTCGGCGGCCCCAAGGTGGGCGACCTCCCCGACAGCGAGTACACGCAGATGTGGACGGTGGTGGTGGGGGATGATGGGGTGCGGGTGGTGCGGAGCAGGTTTGGGGGGTAA